From the Alkalibacter rhizosphaerae genome, one window contains:
- a CDS encoding FAD-dependent oxidoreductase: protein MTSYIIEKERKTDIALECDVLVAGGGIGGVAAAIAAARNGAKVILLEREFLLGGLATLGLITIYLPICDGMGHQISFGLAEELLHLSIKHGAEKHYPKAWLEDGTQEERINKRFMTQFNPHIFAIEMEQMLLDLGVHVLYGSVAVDVKKEGDRIDSVIIENKSGRSAIRSKTVIDSTGDSDICKYAEAETAVFKNKNGLASWYYYYEQSEVHLKMFGLADLVEGHNTQGTGNETVEVISNKRYTGLDGLELSEMVINARHEMFKDIMEKKAKNPEYVPVTISNLPLVRMTRRLCGKYTMDDSEMHTYFEDSIGTICDWRKRGPVYELPFRCLIGDDIKNLYVAGRNISVTDAMWDITRVIPVCAVTGEAAGTAAALYGDVDKVDIKGLQEQLLAQNVVLHHKFE, encoded by the coding sequence ATGACTTCTTACATTATAGAAAAAGAGAGAAAAACAGACATTGCACTGGAATGTGATGTGTTGGTTGCTGGTGGTGGCATAGGAGGTGTGGCTGCAGCAATTGCAGCTGCCCGCAATGGGGCAAAAGTAATCCTTTTGGAAAGGGAATTCCTCTTGGGAGGATTGGCCACACTCGGCTTGATCACCATATATTTGCCCATCTGTGATGGAATGGGACACCAAATCTCTTTTGGTTTGGCGGAGGAATTACTTCATCTTTCCATCAAGCACGGCGCAGAGAAGCATTACCCAAAGGCGTGGCTGGAAGATGGAACACAGGAAGAAAGAATCAATAAGCGCTTTATGACCCAATTCAATCCACATATTTTTGCCATAGAAATGGAGCAGATGCTTCTGGATCTGGGTGTTCATGTTTTATATGGATCCGTCGCAGTGGATGTAAAAAAAGAAGGGGATCGAATCGACTCGGTCATCATAGAAAACAAATCCGGACGTAGTGCCATTCGTTCAAAAACCGTTATCGACAGCACAGGAGATTCTGACATATGCAAGTATGCGGAAGCAGAAACTGCGGTTTTCAAAAACAAAAATGGGCTTGCCAGCTGGTATTACTATTACGAACAATCGGAAGTTCATTTAAAAATGTTTGGATTGGCCGATCTGGTGGAGGGTCACAACACACAGGGAACAGGCAACGAAACCGTCGAAGTGATCAGCAACAAGCGATACACGGGACTGGATGGTCTGGAGTTGAGCGAAATGGTCATCAATGCCAGACATGAAATGTTCAAGGACATTATGGAAAAGAAAGCTAAGAATCCGGAGTACGTACCTGTCACCATTTCCAATCTGCCCTTGGTTCGGATGACCCGAAGGCTCTGTGGGAAATACACTATGGACGACAGCGAGATGCATACATATTTTGAGGACAGCATCGGGACCATCTGCGACTGGAGGAAGAGAGGACCAGTCTATGAACTGCCTTTCCGATGCCTGATTGGGGATGACATCAAAAACCTTTATGTTGCAGGTCGAAACATCAGCGTAACGGACGCCATGTGGGACATCACACGGGTGATCCCGGTATGTGCCGTCACCGGCGAAGCAGCTGGTACGGCTGCAGCCTTGTATGGAGATGTGGACAAGGTGGACATCAAGGGATTGCAGGAGCAACTATTGGCACAGAATGTGGTGTTGCATCATAAGTTTGAGTAA
- a CDS encoding aconitase X swivel domain-containing protein: MNEERKIILKGEKVYPGRVEGQALVSKMPLMGWLNVDAEKGVITERNHPLKGISFKGKILVFPGPRGSGGFVSFGRSKFYGQNPAAFVYTKGNNLTIFAAMEAKVPAITNLDQDPTEVIETGDWVVVDADLGIVEITKK; encoded by the coding sequence ATGAATGAAGAAAGAAAAATCATTCTAAAAGGAGAAAAGGTGTATCCCGGCCGGGTAGAAGGCCAAGCGTTGGTCAGCAAGATGCCTTTGATGGGCTGGTTGAACGTAGATGCGGAGAAGGGTGTCATTACCGAAAGAAATCACCCATTAAAGGGAATCTCATTCAAAGGGAAGATCCTTGTTTTCCCAGGACCGAGAGGTTCCGGTGGTTTTGTTTCTTTTGGAAGATCCAAGTTTTATGGTCAGAATCCTGCGGCATTTGTATACACAAAAGGCAACAATTTGACCATATTTGCTGCGATGGAGGCAAAAGTGCCGGCGATTACGAATTTGGATCAGGATCCGACCGAGGTCATTGAAACAGGAGATTGGGTCGTTGTGGATGCCGATCTTGGCATAGTAGAGATCACGAAAAAATAA